The genomic interval TTATCAGCGTTTAAAGCCACAAGCCGAGTTTGCCGTACAAGCCGGACCAATGCTGCTCATAGATGGCGCAATTAATTCACGCTTTATCAAAGGATTATCCAGCCCTTATAAACGCAACGCTGTCTGCACAACACGCTCCGGCGATTTATATTTCATCATGACCGAGCGCTACGAGGATGAATGGCCAAGCTTTTACCGCCTTGCCGATGCGCTCAAGCAACTGGGCTGTTATCAGGCCTTATACCTCGATGGTGCGATCTCAGATTGGTACATTCCCGAGGTAAGTGGTCTATTTCATTGGCAAGATTTTGTCGGTATGATTGCCGTCAGTCATTCATCACCGTAGCCCGGGATTATTCATGCTTTCAATGAGTCCGTATTTTGCCGCACTCGATCTTGGTTCGAACAGTTTTCATTTGCTGGTGGTTAAAACCACCCAAAATGGCATCCAGGAAATCGACAAGGTCAAACACATGGTGCGCCTGGGTGAGGGTTTAGATGAAGACAACGCCTTAAGCGAAAAAGCGATGCAGCGCGGCTTAAATGCCTTATCGCAAATGTGGCAGCTGATGGATAACATCCCTAACGAGCATATCCGCGTGGTCGCAACCAATACCTTACGGATTGCCAAAAACAGCGCAGATTTTGTCGCACGTGCTGAAGCGACTCTAGGCCACGAGATTGAGATCATCAGCGGCACAGAAGAAGCGCGCCTGATTTATCTCGGCATCACCGCACACAACCATTTCAAAGACCATAATTTAGTGATCGACGTCGGCGGCGGCTCCACCGAGATCATTGTCGGCACAAACACCCAGGCTGATGTATTGCGTTCGTTAAAAATAGGCTGTGCGAATATGGCGCAACGTTTTTTTGCCAAAGGTAGAATCAGCAAAAGTGGGGTGAAAAAAGCGCTCAATCACGTGGGTAAAACGATTGAGCCACATATCACCTCTTATACCAATACTGCTTGGCAGCGGGTGATTTTAAGCTCGGGTACGGCAAAAAGCGTGCTTAAAGTACTGCAGCGTAAAGACGCCAACCTAAACCGTATCAACATAAAGCAGCTCAACAACCTGCTCGATCAATTGGTTGAAATAGGCCATTACAAATACCTCTCCGACCAGCTTGATATCGATGAGGCGCGCGCTTTTGGTTTTACCGGTGGGGTGTGCATTTTAGCCGGCCTCTTTCAGCACTTACAGATTGATGAGGCGATCGTCTCACAAGAAGCACTACGCGAAGGAGTTTTGCTCGATTTAATGGGACGCAGCGACGGGCAAACCGATGAACGCGAATATACGATTAGAGCCTTACAGCAGCGCTTTAATATCGATATCGCACATGCCAACCGCGTTAGCGAACTTGCCGAACATCTCAATAATCAACTGCCGCTTAAAGCACCGCCACGTCTGGTGCCAATGCTCTATTTTGCCGCACAAGTCCATGAAATTGGCTTAGCTGTTGCCTTGAGCAAGCAGCAACAGCACGGCGCTTATTTAATCAGCAATGCGGATCTGCCCGGCTTTTCGCGCCTGATGCAAAACATGATGGCCTTACTCATTAAAGGGCAACGCAAGAAACTCCCTTATAAACCGATCATGGCGCTGTCTAAACCGGCCGATACGCTCACTTTGCAATATTGCTTAGCGCTGCGCCTTGCCGCGCTGATTTATCGTGCGCGACGCAACATCAGCCACGATCAATACCCCAGCCTTGATCAACAAGGCAGCACATTCACCCTCACTTTCCCCAAAGATTATCTTGCCACCCACCCTTTGACCCACGCTGATCTCGTCGAAGAACAGGAATATTGGGCAAACTGTGGTGGCAAACTTACCCTTCACTTTAAAGAACATGACGAAGAAACAAAAAAATCTATTTAAAGACAACCCTTACAAAGGTAACGCCGAGCTACGCAACACACACAGCCTACAACGCTTAGCCAATGCGCTGTGTTATTCTTTTGATGGCGTTTGTGCAGCATGCGCAGAAGCAGGATTTCGCGAGTTGTTGTTATTACACAGCACCTTACTCATCGCGCTATTTTTCTTGCCATTTAAGCTCGCCATCACTATGGTGTTAGTATTTGCGTCATTTTTTTCGATTATTGTCGAGCTCCTGAACACCGCGATCGAATCTGCGGTTGACCACACTTCGTTAGAAAAGCATCCACTGGCCAAGCGCGCGAAAGATGCCGGCAACGCCGCGCAATATATTTCCTTGATTCTTTTGGCTATTTTGTGGGTAATGGCGATCACCCACACTTGGTTCTAACACAACACCAAACGGTTTAAAAAGCGCTTTCAGCCGCTTCAAGAATCGCTTTGCGCGAGAACATCAGCTGCCAACGATTACCACCATTCGCCCGCCACAAGGCAATCACGCGGATTGCACACAGCAGTAACGCTCTAATTTGGTCAATCACCGCTTGTTGCTGTAAATACTGCTCGTTACCGCCAACCATGATTTTTGGGGCCGCCTCGCTCGCCGTGCGTTGATAAACGCTGGCAATATTGGCAAGCACATTCTCATGCGTGGGCGGAAAATGGCTGGTTTGACGACGGACATCGGCCAACCCATCGAGCAATTCGGCCA from Suttonella sp. R2A3 carries:
- a CDS encoding Ppx/GppA phosphatase family protein, which codes for MLSMSPYFAALDLGSNSFHLLVVKTTQNGIQEIDKVKHMVRLGEGLDEDNALSEKAMQRGLNALSQMWQLMDNIPNEHIRVVATNTLRIAKNSADFVARAEATLGHEIEIISGTEEARLIYLGITAHNHFKDHNLVIDVGGGSTEIIVGTNTQADVLRSLKIGCANMAQRFFAKGRISKSGVKKALNHVGKTIEPHITSYTNTAWQRVILSSGTAKSVLKVLQRKDANLNRINIKQLNNLLDQLVEIGHYKYLSDQLDIDEARAFGFTGGVCILAGLFQHLQIDEAIVSQEALREGVLLDLMGRSDGQTDEREYTIRALQQRFNIDIAHANRVSELAEHLNNQLPLKAPPRLVPMLYFAAQVHEIGLAVALSKQQQHGAYLISNADLPGFSRLMQNMMALLIKGQRKKLPYKPIMALSKPADTLTLQYCLALRLAALIYRARRNISHDQYPSLDQQGSTFTLTFPKDYLATHPLTHADLVEEQEYWANCGGKLTLHFKEHDEETKKSI
- a CDS encoding diacylglycerol kinase, coding for MTKKQKNLFKDNPYKGNAELRNTHSLQRLANALCYSFDGVCAACAEAGFRELLLLHSTLLIALFFLPFKLAITMVLVFASFFSIIVELLNTAIESAVDHTSLEKHPLAKRAKDAGNAAQYISLILLAILWVMAITHTWF
- the hflD gene encoding high frequency lysogenization protein HflD; the protein is MSDTTLNDQAWCLSALFSAINGVRDLAHTGHTDKGLLEALLPCLLQQNAAVISDYFGNPELLDKGRQLLTAMFQQDVDSEYVRYSVQLMHVEKKLSKNRALMAELLDGLADVRRQTSHFPPTHENVLANIASVYQRTASEAAPKIMVGGNEQYLQQQAVIDQIRALLLCAIRVIALWRANGGNRWQLMFSRKAILEAAESAF